From a single Candidatus Lernaella stagnicola genomic region:
- the mutM gene encoding bifunctional DNA-formamidopyrimidine glycosylase/DNA-(apurinic or apyrimidinic site) lyase, giving the protein MPEMPEVETLVRSLRSRLVGRRIRRVDVYDEKLDALDPQPLRGRTIHAAFRSGKEIVLDLSTPRRPLWLCVHLRMTGKLLYTDGAVALPEKHLRASFYLDAGELRFYDSRRFGRIRLAHTQADFAPPGVEILSDEFTWQRVQELIGNSRSPIKVWLLRQDRIVGFGNIYAAEVCFAARLDPRRPAASLSVSEIKALHRVTRRIFTDAIACGGTTISDFMDCEGRCGEYRHRLNVYGREGERCRRRGCVGEIKRIAQAGRSTFFCPTCQR; this is encoded by the coding sequence ATGCCGGAAATGCCCGAAGTCGAAACCCTCGTGCGGTCGCTGCGCTCGCGACTGGTCGGTCGGCGAATTCGTCGTGTCGATGTATACGACGAGAAGCTCGACGCCCTAGACCCGCAACCGCTGCGCGGTCGCACGATTCACGCGGCATTTCGCTCGGGAAAAGAGATCGTGCTGGATCTCTCGACCCCGCGGCGCCCGCTGTGGCTTTGCGTGCACCTGCGGATGACCGGCAAATTGTTGTACACCGATGGCGCCGTTGCGCTTCCCGAAAAACACTTGCGCGCCAGCTTTTACCTCGATGCGGGTGAACTGCGATTCTACGATTCGCGGCGTTTCGGCCGAATTCGTCTCGCGCACACGCAGGCCGATTTTGCCCCGCCCGGCGTCGAAATTCTCTCCGATGAGTTCACGTGGCAGCGGGTCCAGGAACTGATCGGCAACTCTCGGTCGCCCATCAAAGTGTGGCTGTTGCGCCAGGATCGTATCGTGGGATTCGGCAACATCTATGCCGCCGAGGTATGTTTCGCCGCGCGCCTTGATCCACGACGGCCGGCGGCTTCGCTAAGCGTGTCGGAGATCAAAGCTCTGCATCGCGTCACGCGCCGCATCTTCACCGATGCCATCGCATGCGGCGGCACGACGATCTCTGATTTCATGGACTGCGAAGGTCGTTGCGGCGAGTACCGGCACAGGTTGAACGTGTACGGGCGCGAAGGCGAACGATGTCGGCGTCGGGGCTGCGTGGGCGAAATCAAGCGAATCGCGCAAGCGGGCCGCAGCACGTTTTTCTGCCCGACCTGCCAGCGCTAA
- a CDS encoding aminotransferase class I/II-fold pyridoxal phosphate-dependent enzyme, producing the protein MSEQRKIGFATKAIHGRKHTDKHDPNDHNPYRTVSTPIFMTSTFAFDSVEHGAAIFNGESPDYTYTRIGNPTTAALESEVAYLEDAEAGVSFASGMAAISHLTFYLVKPGEKFLYAKTLYGGTHRFFGYACDVHFKMKPVAVDATNLDEIRAAIDKNTKMLFIETPSNPTLAVVDIAACAEIAHQHGVPLVVDNTFLTPYFQLPIHHGADFVVHSLTKYLTGHGDTVGGLVVGRAERLADLKREISNDVGGCFSPFNAWLVLRGIRTLPVRMERHNANAMEVAQFLAFHPKVEEVFYPGLRSNPYYELAKRQQRAPGGMLAFTVKGGRRAAGTLSNSVTLWTRAVSLGDVDSLISNPATTTHSTYSDDELRAGGIDPGLIRLSVGLEDVDDLIEDLRDALKKI; encoded by the coding sequence ATGAGCGAGCAACGCAAAATCGGCTTCGCCACCAAGGCAATACACGGCCGCAAGCACACCGACAAGCACGATCCGAACGACCATAACCCCTACCGCACCGTTTCGACGCCGATCTTCATGACCTCCACTTTCGCCTTCGATTCGGTCGAACACGGCGCGGCTATTTTCAACGGGGAGTCGCCGGACTACACCTACACCCGCATCGGCAACCCCACGACCGCCGCCCTCGAAAGCGAGGTCGCATACCTCGAAGACGCCGAAGCTGGTGTCTCATTCGCTTCAGGAATGGCGGCGATCAGTCACCTGACTTTCTACTTGGTCAAGCCGGGCGAGAAATTCCTATACGCCAAAACCCTTTATGGCGGCACGCACAGGTTCTTCGGCTATGCCTGCGATGTTCATTTCAAAATGAAACCTGTAGCCGTGGATGCGACGAACCTCGATGAGATCCGCGCCGCAATCGACAAAAACACGAAAATGCTTTTCATCGAAACACCGTCGAATCCAACTCTCGCCGTTGTCGACATCGCCGCGTGTGCTGAGATCGCCCACCAGCACGGCGTGCCTTTGGTCGTCGACAACACATTTCTAACGCCGTATTTCCAGTTACCGATTCATCACGGTGCTGACTTCGTCGTGCATAGTCTCACCAAGTACCTCACCGGACACGGTGATACCGTCGGCGGCCTCGTCGTGGGGCGCGCGGAACGGCTGGCGGATCTCAAGCGAGAGATTTCCAATGATGTGGGCGGCTGTTTCAGCCCCTTCAACGCGTGGCTCGTATTGCGCGGCATTCGCACCCTTCCCGTGCGCATGGAGCGGCATAATGCCAACGCCATGGAGGTCGCCCAGTTTCTGGCTTTCCATCCGAAAGTCGAAGAGGTCTTTTACCCCGGCCTGCGCAGCAATCCCTACTATGAATTGGCCAAGCGACAGCAGCGGGCGCCCGGCGGCATGCTCGCCTTTACGGTCAAAGGAGGCCGTCGCGCGGCCGGAACACTTTCGAATTCTGTAACGCTTTGGACACGCGCCGTCAGCCTGGGCGACGTGGATTCGCTGATTTCCAATCCGGCGACCACAACCCACAGCACGTATTCCGACGATGAATTGCGCGCCGGTGGCATCGATCCCGGGTTGATTCGCCTCTCGGTTGGCTTGGAAGACGTGGACGACCTGATCGAGGACCTGCGCGACGCACTGAAAAAAATCTAG
- the metK gene encoding methionine adenosyltransferase produces MPSKRLVFSAESVTCGQPNKLCDLIVDTILDGVLRKDRFARADLQAVAAPGLVLVSGELTTNTYIDITGTVRQVLTDAGYDNPEIAFNARSIAVLNLLQEQSEEVGLAVDKRGASDQGIAIGYATNEAARLGFDTNLSPVPIWTAHQLARKLNEVLVEKKIPGLFSDGQVQVTFMYEDNLPVRLLNATVSTWHSKSVDHKAISTAVKQKVLRPVIRKLGGIDTKKAVLHVNHTGPFTSGGPTANVGMSGRTTVMDLYGTAVPTGGKSLSGKDPTKTDRAATYMARHVAKCVVAAGLAARCEVRLAYLFGRERPVSLQVNTFATGVCGTDRDLADTIRKVFDLSTPGIVEHLDLRRVRYAPICCFGHIGRPGVPWEDTASAEPLAAACAPKKKGKKK; encoded by the coding sequence ATGCCATCGAAACGATTGGTGTTCAGCGCCGAATCGGTGACCTGTGGCCAACCCAACAAGCTTTGCGATCTAATCGTAGATACAATTCTTGATGGAGTATTACGCAAAGACCGCTTCGCGCGGGCGGATCTACAAGCCGTGGCTGCGCCCGGTCTTGTGTTGGTCTCCGGCGAACTGACGACCAACACATACATCGACATCACGGGCACCGTACGCCAAGTGTTGACCGATGCCGGATACGATAATCCGGAAATCGCGTTCAATGCCCGCTCCATCGCCGTTCTGAACCTTCTGCAAGAGCAATCCGAAGAAGTCGGCCTGGCCGTGGATAAACGCGGCGCAAGCGATCAAGGCATTGCCATCGGTTACGCCACCAACGAGGCGGCCCGTTTGGGCTTCGACACGAATTTGTCGCCGGTGCCGATTTGGACCGCGCACCAACTCGCCCGCAAGCTCAATGAAGTGCTGGTCGAGAAGAAAATCCCGGGCCTGTTTAGCGACGGCCAAGTGCAAGTTACGTTCATGTACGAAGACAATCTGCCGGTGCGTTTGCTCAACGCCACGGTCAGCACGTGGCACAGCAAGTCTGTCGATCACAAGGCCATTTCGACTGCAGTCAAACAGAAGGTGCTTCGCCCGGTGATCCGCAAATTGGGCGGCATCGATACGAAAAAGGCCGTATTGCACGTCAATCACACGGGCCCATTTACCAGTGGCGGACCGACTGCCAACGTGGGCATGAGTGGCCGCACGACGGTGATGGACCTCTACGGCACGGCCGTACCCACCGGCGGCAAGTCGCTTTCGGGCAAAGATCCGACGAAAACAGACCGCGCCGCCACCTACATGGCGCGGCATGTGGCCAAGTGCGTCGTGGCCGCCGGCCTTGCCGCTCGCTGCGAAGTACGGCTGGCCTATTTATTTGGGCGCGAACGTCCGGTCAGCCTCCAGGTCAATACCTTCGCGACCGGCGTTTGCGGCACCGATCGCGACCTCGCCGACACGATTCGCAAGGTGTTTGATCTTTCTACTCCCGGCATCGTCGAGCACCTCGATTTGCGAAGGGTTCGCTACGCCCCCATTTGTTGCTTTGGCCATATCGGTCGCCCCGGTGTTCCCTGGGAAGACACGGCTTCGGCCGAGCCGTTGGCCGCCGCTTGTGCACCGAAGAAGAAAGGGAAGAAGAAATGA
- a CDS encoding 6-phospho-beta-glucosidase has protein sequence MKIAVIGGGSTYTPELIEGFIEKSAALGLSELALMDIDDERLEVVGGFAQRMVAHAGNPFRVTLTKNRTAALEGASFVSTQFRVGKQAARHQDILLGLRHNLIGQETTGIGGMAKALRTLPIIFDICEEMDRVCPDAWLINFTNPSGLVTEAIVNYAGREKCIGLCNVPIEMKMTVAKHLGVPESEVDMDVVGLNHLGWVRKITVRGEDITASLLDFLSSEEGPKNIPDMDFEPELIRALGAVPLYYDRFYYNTERVLEHLKSKPKTRAQEVEEIEEKLLAKYRDPNQVTKPEELNERGGAYYSKIAIEVMDAIVNDLGLQHAVNVRNQGAIPGIPDQYVVETICTITKDGAEPRRTWEVDESMLALIMRAKYYEVLTIEAARDKSYHTALKAIFTNPVGPSADRAKAVLDDLLATNKLEYR, from the coding sequence TGGATATCGACGACGAGCGCCTCGAGGTCGTCGGCGGTTTCGCGCAACGCATGGTCGCGCACGCCGGCAATCCGTTTCGCGTCACGCTGACCAAAAACCGCACCGCGGCCCTCGAGGGCGCGAGCTTCGTCAGCACGCAATTCCGGGTCGGCAAACAGGCGGCGCGGCACCAGGACATCCTGCTTGGCCTGCGGCATAACCTGATCGGCCAGGAGACCACCGGCATCGGCGGCATGGCCAAGGCGCTGCGAACCTTGCCGATCATTTTTGACATTTGCGAAGAAATGGACCGCGTTTGTCCCGACGCGTGGCTGATCAACTTTACCAACCCCTCGGGATTGGTTACCGAGGCGATCGTCAATTATGCCGGGCGCGAGAAATGCATCGGGCTGTGTAACGTGCCCATCGAGATGAAAATGACGGTCGCCAAGCACTTGGGCGTACCCGAAAGCGAAGTCGATATGGATGTGGTCGGCCTCAATCACCTGGGGTGGGTGCGCAAGATCACCGTTCGCGGCGAGGATATCACCGCTTCGCTGCTTGACTTCTTGTCGAGCGAAGAAGGGCCGAAAAACATCCCCGACATGGATTTTGAGCCCGAATTGATTCGCGCACTCGGCGCCGTGCCGCTCTACTACGACCGCTTCTACTACAATACCGAACGCGTGCTCGAACATCTGAAGAGCAAGCCGAAAACCCGGGCGCAGGAAGTGGAAGAAATCGAGGAAAAGCTTCTGGCGAAGTACCGCGACCCCAACCAGGTAACCAAGCCCGAGGAACTCAACGAACGCGGCGGCGCGTACTACTCGAAAATCGCCATCGAGGTGATGGACGCGATCGTCAACGATCTGGGCCTGCAACACGCGGTGAACGTGCGTAACCAGGGCGCGATCCCCGGCATCCCGGATCAGTACGTGGTCGAAACCATATGCACGATCACCAAAGACGGCGCCGAACCGCGGCGCACTTGGGAAGTGGATGAGTCGATGCTCGCGCTGATCATGCGCGCGAAATACTATGAAGTGCTGACGATCGAAGCGGCGCGAGACAAGAGTTACCACACCGCGCTCAAGGCGATCTTCACCAACCCGGTCGGGCCCAGCGCCGACCGCGCCAAGGCCGTCCTCGACGATCTGCTGGCGACCAACAAGCTCGAGTACCGGTAA